The genomic DNA GTCGGCACCATCGTGCCCGGCAAGAGCCGCAACAACCCGCTGCCCATCCCGCTGCTGGGAGGGCCGCAGGCGGGGTCGGACACAGTTGTCGCGGCCCTCAAGCGCGCGAAGAAGGACGACAAGACCAAGGCCATCGTGCTGTACGTAAACAGCGGCGGCGGCTCGGCGCTGGCGTCGGACCTGATCTGGCGGGAGGTCGCCACCTCGGAAAAGCCTGTCGTCGCCGTGATGGGCGAGTACGCGGCGAGCGGCGGCTACTACGTCCTGGCGCACGCGCGGCACGTGGTCGCCAGCCCCTACACCCTGACGGGCAGCATTGGCGTGGTGAGCGGCAAGCCCGTGCTGCGCGAGTTCAACGCCCGCCATGGCCTGAAGCCCGAGCCTGTGGGCCGCGAGCGCGCCCTGATGTACAGCGCCTCCCGCCCCTTCTCGGATGAGGAACGCGCCCACGTTGAGAAGGGCATCTCTGAGGTCTACGACCGCTTCGTGACCCGCGTGGCGCAGGGCCGCAAGATGACGCCCCAGCGTGTGAACGAGATCGGCCGTGGCCGCATCTGGAGCGGACTGGACGCCCTCGACCTGGGGCTGGTGGACGAGCTGGGCGACCTGCACTTGGGCATTGAGCGGGCCTGCGAACTTGCCGGGCTCCCCTACGATGCCCCGACCTGGAACGTCACCCCCGCCCGCACCGGCCCCCTCCCCGAATTCGTGCAGGAGGCCGCCCGCGCCGCTCAGCTCAGCGTGTGGCCCTTCGGCCGTGAGCGGGTGTTGACCTGGCTGGATCAGGAGATCAAGGTCAGGTAATAGGCGAGCGAAGCAAAAGGGGCGGACGCATCGAACAAGCGTCCGCCCCTCTTTGATCCAACCAAGGCAGCCCCTGCTGCTTGAGGCAACGCTCAAACTCCTATAAGGCCCACAGCAGGCGCTCCGGGGGTAGGCTCCGAAGTATGGAAGACACGTAAGTGCAATCGCGGCCAGTAGTGGTCTTGACTCTTTTGAGCGTGGGCTGACCTGAGGACTTCTTGGGGAACTGGTGAGGGCCTTGCTCGGTTACCTCTTCGCCGGGCACACCCTGATCGTGGTCCTGAATGGCATCAACTTGCCCGGACGGGTGATGGACGCCTTCGCCGGATGTCTGGTGCTGGGCCATCCCAAGAGAAGGAGTACTGACGCCTTCCAGATGGCGAGGGCAAGGGGGGAAGGCCTAAAAACCCCTCGTCCTACCCCTGGCCGCAGATTCTCGTCGCCCTGTTCGCCAGCGCAACCTGCGCCCTGATCTGGTTCGTGACTTTCCGTCCGCTCATCCGCTGAACGCTCCCGGAGGTATGCCATGAACATCAGCGCCCTCGTCCAAAACGGAGGAGGCCAGCACGAGGTCACGCTGCGGACGAACGGTCATGTCCAGCGCCTTGCCATTTCGCCCAGGTCGACCGGCTTCGGGTCCGGCGTCAACGGGGGCGAACTGCTGTTCCTCGCCCTGGCGACCTGTTACTGCAACAATGTTTACCGGGAGGCGGCAAAACGTGCCCTGGAGGTGGAGCGGGTGGAGGTTTCCGGCGAGTTCAGGGCCGAGGGCGAACCTGCCCGGAACGTGACTTACCGCGTCCGGATCGCCACCCGGGGGGACGAGGCCGAAGTCCGGGACCTGCTGCACCACACCGACCGGGTCGCCGAGATCCAGAAGACACTCAGGGCCGGAGTGGCCGTGACCCTGACGGATGCCGAAGTGCAGAGCGTCTAGAACGTGAGAAAAGCTGGGGAGGGGGAGCCGCCCGGGCGGCTCCCCCTCCCCTCGACGTTCCCGGCCGAAGGTCAGGCCGTCGCCTCCTCATACGCCGCGATCTGCCCCCGGATCACGTCCAGGCTCCCCTCCCAGAACTCCGGCGCGTGCAGGTCGATGCCGAAGCGGGCGGCGAGGGTGCGGGCATCGGCCAGGCCTGTGGCGGCGAGGAGGTCGTCGTAGCGGGTCTGGAAGTCGTCCTCGCGGCCCTCCGCCTTCGCCTGCTGGTACTGCGCGTACAGGCCCAGGCCGAACAGCAGGCCGAAGGTGTACGGGTAGTTGTAGAAGCCCAGGCTGTAGTAGTGCGGCTTGACGGCCCACATGTACGGGTGGGTCGTCTCCAGGGCGTCGCTGTACGTCTCGCGCTGCGCCCAGGTCATCAAGTCGTTCAGCTCCTGTGGCGTCAGGTCGCGTTCGGCCCGTTTCTCGAAGACGGCCCGCTCGAACAGGAAGCGCGAGTGGATGTCCACCACGACCTGCGCGTGCCCCAGCAGTTGCGTTTCGAGGACGTACAGCCGCTCCTCGCCCGTTGCCCGCTCCAGCGCCGCGTTCTGGATGATCGTCTCGCAGAAGATGGAGGCCGTCTCGGCCAGGGTCATGGGTGTCTCGCGTTGCAGGGGCGTGCGCGGCGCCTTGAGGAGGTTGTGGTAGCCGTGCCCCAGCTCATGCGCGAGGGTGGACACGCTGTCGAGGCTGGGGTCATGGTTCATCAGGATGCGGCTCTCGTCGCCCTGCCAGCCCATGCAAAAGGCCCCGCCGCGCTTGCCGTCGCGCGGCCCGGCGTCGATCCAGCTCTCGTGGAAGGCACGGCTGGCGAAGTCCCCGAGCTTGTCGGAGTAGCCCCGGAACTGCTCCTCCACGAAGCGTGTCCCGGCCTCGTACGTCCATTCCGTCTCGCTGCGGCCCAGCGGCGCGAAGAGGTCCCACCAGTCGAGTTTCGGCTTGCCCAGCGCGCGGGCCTTGGCAGTGAAGTAGCGGCGGAAGTCGGGCAGGCTGCGCTCGACCGCCCCCTGCATCGCCTCCAGCGTCTCGCGGTCAATGCCGTGGGTGAGCAGGCTGGGCGCTACGGCATCCGGGAAGCCCCGGCGGGCAGCAAGGGTGCCCTCCTCGCCCTTCACACCGTTCATTGCGGCGGCCAGCACGACCTCCGCGTCCTTCCAGACCTTCAGCTCGGCCTCGAAGGCCTCCCGGCGCACGTTCTCGTCGGGATCGGTGGCGAGGGCTCGCAGCGCGGTGACGGGCAACCGCTGGCCCCGGTACTCGCCCGTCAGTTGGCTGGAGTAGTTCCCGTGCAGCTTGGCCCAGCCCCCCGCGCCGCTGGGTCGCAGCCGGGCGGCCAGGTCCTCCTCCTCGGGCGTCATCTGATGCCGCGCGTACTCCACGCTGCGGCGGATGAGGTGTTCGTGGTCGCGGGCCACGTCGGACTGCTTCAGCAGCGCCTCCACGTCCTGCTCCCCCAGCCAGGCGGTCAGGCGCGAGCGCAGCGGCCCCAGCGGCAGCGTCAGGGTGGTCAGGTCCCCCATCCGCTGCTGGGCCAGCGCGTCACGGCTGTCGGTCGTCACGAAGGCGGAGACGAAGCCGCGCAACGGGGTCAGGCGGGCGAGGAGGGCGTTCAGGCCTCCCAGTACGCGGTCAAGGGCCTGGGGCGTGGCTGCACTCCCGCCCTTGCGCACGCCTACCTCACCAAAGGTCGCCTCCAGCGCCGCCACCTCCTCGCGCAACATGGCGAGGTCGGCGGTCAGACGGGGGTCGTCCAGCCCGGCATAGAGGTCGTCGGTGCGCCAGCGGGGAAGATCTCTTGCCTGGGTTGTGGTCATGGGGGGCAGTTTAGCCCCGCAGGCCCGGCCTGCTCGTCTCCGCCAGATGGCCTAGCGGGCGATTTCCACATCCACTACCACACGGCCTGGACGCTTCCCTGCACCAACGCCTCCAGCCGCTCGGCCACGTTGACAAGGTGATCGCCCAGGCGTTCCAGGCTGCGGGCCATCCGGTGGGCAGCGAGCGCGACCTCCACGTCGTCGGGGCGCTCGTGCAGCCGGGTGAGACTGGCGCGCAGCATCTGCTCGTACAGGGCGTCCACCTCCTCCTCGTCCAGGCGCATCACCTCGCGGGCGGCCTTTACGTCGCGCTCGGCGAAGGCGTAGGCCAGGCGTTCGAGCATCTCGGCGAGGAGGTTCACGAGGGGCAGCACGTCCTGGAGGGTGGCGCTGCGGGTGCGCGGGGCAAGCGCCTCCAGGTCGCGGGCCACCCCGAAGGCGTAGTCGCCCACCCGCTCCAGGTTGGTCAGGCTGCGAAACACCATCAGGTGAAAGGCGAGCTCGTCCGGCGTGAGCGGCCCCGCGAAGGCGTGGAGGCAGGCGTCCTCAATCTCCCGTTCCAGCGCGTCCGTCTCGCGTTCCAGGGCGCCCGCGCGGCGGGTCAGGCCCGCGTACTCGGCGCGCCGGGCGGCGTCGCGCACCGCGTCAAGTTCCCCCAGCGTGAGGCTGAGCATTCGCAGGAACCGCGCCGTCAGGTACCGGGTGCTCGCCTCACCGTGGGTCATGGCAGCGAGTATCGTGGCCCTTCGTGAGGGGCAGGTCAGCCCCGACGTTCACCGCCATGGTTACCCGAAGCGGCCGGTGACGTAGGCCTCGGTGCGCTCGTCTGTGGGGCTGGTGAAGACCTGATCGGTGACGCCATGTTCGACGAGGTCACCGTTGAGGAAGAACGAGGTCGTATCGCTCACTCGGGCAGCCTGATGCATGTTGTGGGTGACGATGATGATGGTGGTGACCTTTTTCAGGTCCGTCATCAGGTCCTCGATCCTCGCGGTGCTGGCGGGGTCAAGCGCCGAGGTCGGCTCGTCCATCAGCAGGATCTCGGGCTCGACGGCCAGCGCACGGGCGATGCACAGCCGCT from Deinococcus apachensis DSM 19763 includes the following:
- a CDS encoding phosphate signaling complex PhoU family protein encodes the protein MTHGEASTRYLTARFLRMLSLTLGELDAVRDAARRAEYAGLTRRAGALERETDALEREIEDACLHAFAGPLTPDELAFHLMVFRSLTNLERVGDYAFGVARDLEALAPRTRSATLQDVLPLVNLLAEMLERLAYAFAERDVKAAREVMRLDEEEVDALYEQMLRASLTRLHERPDDVEVALAAHRMARSLERLGDHLVNVAERLEALVQGSVQAVW
- a CDS encoding OsmC family protein, with product MNISALVQNGGGQHEVTLRTNGHVQRLAISPRSTGFGSGVNGGELLFLALATCYCNNVYREAAKRALEVERVEVSGEFRAEGEPARNVTYRVRIATRGDEAEVRDLLHHTDRVAEIQKTLRAGVAVTLTDAEVQSV
- a CDS encoding M3 family oligoendopeptidase; translated protein: MTTTQARDLPRWRTDDLYAGLDDPRLTADLAMLREEVAALEATFGEVGVRKGGSAATPQALDRVLGGLNALLARLTPLRGFVSAFVTTDSRDALAQQRMGDLTTLTLPLGPLRSRLTAWLGEQDVEALLKQSDVARDHEHLIRRSVEYARHQMTPEEEDLAARLRPSGAGGWAKLHGNYSSQLTGEYRGQRLPVTALRALATDPDENVRREAFEAELKVWKDAEVVLAAAMNGVKGEEGTLAARRGFPDAVAPSLLTHGIDRETLEAMQGAVERSLPDFRRYFTAKARALGKPKLDWWDLFAPLGRSETEWTYEAGTRFVEEQFRGYSDKLGDFASRAFHESWIDAGPRDGKRGGAFCMGWQGDESRILMNHDPSLDSVSTLAHELGHGYHNLLKAPRTPLQRETPMTLAETASIFCETIIQNAALERATGEERLYVLETQLLGHAQVVVDIHSRFLFERAVFEKRAERDLTPQELNDLMTWAQRETYSDALETTHPYMWAVKPHYYSLGFYNYPYTFGLLFGLGLYAQYQQAKAEGREDDFQTRYDDLLAATGLADARTLAARFGIDLHAPEFWEGSLDVIRGQIAAYEEATA
- a CDS encoding S49 family peptidase, whose amino-acid sequence is MAPFNIPFLKNEDKLPGGVSRPTWVILDVTGAYPERQPANPIQALLNREDTLEALEARAEKLRHADWLHGVLVRISEFTAAPATAHAIRQILARLGQDKRVIAYLPQLTMTALLAASGAKEIAAPESADVLVPGFAVEPTFLGEFLKKSGVEFENLRIREYKAALTRFSQDHMDDANREQLTAYLNGLETAWALDLSAARGVGEETARAWLTGDLTSARAAEEAGLITRVAYEDELVGPGTRPLAAVIDLLMPRRGNAKDGRVAVVSLVGTIVPGKSRNNPLPIPLLGGPQAGSDTVVAALKRAKKDDKTKAIVLYVNSGGGSALASDLIWREVATSEKPVVAVMGEYAASGGYYVLAHARHVVASPYTLTGSIGVVSGKPVLREFNARHGLKPEPVGRERALMYSASRPFSDEERAHVEKGISEVYDRFVTRVAQGRKMTPQRVNEIGRGRIWSGLDALDLGLVDELGDLHLGIERACELAGLPYDAPTWNVTPARTGPLPEFVQEAARAAQLSVWPFGRERVLTWLDQEIKVR